A genomic window from Glycine soja cultivar W05 chromosome 10, ASM419377v2, whole genome shotgun sequence includes:
- the LOC114370783 gene encoding uncharacterized protein LOC114370783, translating to MALNSPNSSNFSTALSLGSASNTNEALTVKGMGQLGLNQRITKVRKSSLTAKERSCLVHGGSENNTESIIRASQIVRAQLVHAVSSTPSPVSSNNVVVVVADKKKAIEILQAKLLCASAFAPKTSPTSLRPISLSHRLTSTPPLKTRRGFLNDDDFAYSLCPSPLSVCFPHETSTLQNHVRGGDTKYDGRMHSYPYKKNGPYTCPKCGHVFETSQRFAAHVSSSHYKYETKSERKKRLMAKIRKRNLRIEWVSGGLTVVPDDAPPTSAFAYSARNNNNVAPPPPVRVVKVEGQSGMELQLAPPPGWEKLTAGGGAVKIKLEPVAS from the coding sequence ATGGCCTTAAATTCTCCAAACTCCAGCAACTTTAGCACTGCCCTCTCTCTTGGGTCGGCTTCCAACACCAACGAAGCCTTAACGGTGAAAGGAATGGGCCAACTAGGGTTGAACCAAAGGATCACTAAGGTGAGAAAATCCTCATTGACCGCAAAAGAAAGATCGTGTCTGGTTCATGGTGGCAGTGAAAACAACACTGAGAGTATCATAAGAGCAAGTCAGATTGTAAGAGCCCAACTGGTGCATGCAGTATCATCAACACCCTCCCCAGTTTCCAGTaataatgttgttgttgttgttgcggACAAAAAGAAAGCCATCGAGATTCTGCAGGCCAAACTTCTCTGCGCCTCAGCATTTGCTCCTAAAActagtcccacatcgctcaggCCAATTAGCCTTAGCCACCGTTTAACTTCAACGCCCCCACTCAAAACGCGTCGTGGTTTTCTTAATGACGATGATTTTGCTTATTCTCTTTGTCCCTCTCCGCTGTCTGTTTGTTTTCCCCATGAAACCAGTACCTTGCAGAATCATGTTCGTGGCGGCGACACCAAGTACGATGGTCGGATGCATAGCTATCCGTACAAGAAAAATGGGCCCTACACGTGTCCCAAGTGCGGGCACGTGTTTGAGACGTCGCAGCGGTTTGCGGCGCACGTGAGTTCGAGTCACTACAAGTACGAGACCAAGagtgagagaaagaagagacTCATGGCCAAAATCCGAAAGAGAAATCTCCGTATAGAATGGGTAAGTGGTGGACTCACTGTTGTTCCTGACGATGCTCCTCCTACTAGTGCTTTTGCTTATTCGGCACGAAACAACAACAACGTTGCTCCTCCACCTCCTGTTAGGGTGGTGAAGGTTGAAGGTCAGAGTGGTATGGAGCTTCAGCTTGCTCCTCCTCCTGGATGGGAAAAATTAACTGCTGGAGGTGGAGCTGTTAAAATCAAATTGGAGCCTGTAGCTAGCTAG